A genome region from Pygocentrus nattereri isolate fPygNat1 chromosome 10, fPygNat1.pri, whole genome shotgun sequence includes the following:
- the slc18b1 gene encoding MFS-type transporter SLC18B1 isoform X2 has translation MSPAEKKGVSQAVIGLIFGCYAFCTLVGSLILGKYIVQIGAKFMVTAGLFVSGGCTVVFGFLDRAPEGTVFIVLCFVVRSMNAVGFAAAVTSSFAISAKVFPHNIATILGFMEIFTGIGLILGPPLGGWMYQSFGYEIPFIVLGCLLFLTVPLNMWILPSFDAVASQASFFRLCTRVKIMLVCFVVFTLSSGIGFLDATLSLFAMEKFSMSTGSVGLLMIGVSLPYGAASPVFGIISDKYPFIRRWMMVSGGMASAVSFCLLGPVPVLHIKSQLWLTVVMLVVIGFSLCMTCIPTFAEMLICAHENDFEEGLSTLGLVSGLFSAVWSAGMFFGPTVGGYITQKLNFEWSAGVQGALAFLAAFLQIIYFTNEEIQERRLRQSIRTESTLYTEEKSPLLSSAHHL, from the exons ATGTCGCCG GCAGAAAAGAAAGGAGTCAGTCAAGCAGTCATCGGTTTGATATTTGGATGCTATGCTTTCTGCACTTTGGTTGGATCGTTAATACTGGGCAAATAT ATTGTCCAAATTGGGGCCAAGTTTATGGTAACTGCAGGCTTGTTCGTTTCAGGAGGATGCACTGTAGTCTTTGG CTTCCTTGACAGAGCTCCTGAAGGAACAGTTTTCATAGTGCTCTGTTTTGTTGTAAGGTCTATGAATGCAGTGGgctttgctgctgctgtaacaTCATCTTTTGCCATATCAGCAAAGGTTTTTCCCCACAATATTGCGACTATTCTG GGCTTTATGGAGATATTTACAGGAATTGGACTCATACTGGGACCACCACTGGGTGGATGGATGTATCAGTCATTTGGATATGAAATTCCATTTATTGTTTTGGGATGTCTTCTGTTTTTGACCGTTCCCTTAAACATGTGGATTTTACCCAGCTTTG ATGCGGTTGCATCgcaggcctctttcttcaggcTGTGTACCCGAGTAAAGATCATGCTTGTTTGCTTTGTGGTGTTCACTCTCAGCTCAGGAATTGGCTTCCTGGATGCAACACTGTCATTATTTGCCATGGAGAAG TTTAGCATGAGCACTGGATCAGTGGGTCTCCTCATGATCGGGGTGTCATTACCTTATGGTGCTGCGTCCCCTGTTTTTGGAATAATCAGTGATAAGTATCCA TTTATAAGGAGGTGGATGATGGTGTCGGGAGGAATGGCCTCCGCAGTTAGCTTTTGTTTACTTGGCCCTGTTCCTGTTTTGCATATTAAGAG TCAGCTTTGGCTTACTGTCGTCATGCTGGTGGTCATCGGCTTTTCTCTGTGTATGACTTGCATCCCCACCTTCGCTGAGATGCTGATATGTGCTCA TGAAAATGACTTTGAGGAGGGTTTAAGCACGCTGGGTTTGGTATCTGGGCTCTTCTCAGCTGTGTGGTCTGCTGG GATGTTCTTTGGGCCCACTGTTGGTGGATACATCacacaaaaactgaattttgaATGGAGTGCAGGAGTTCAGGGAGCACTCGCTTTTCTTGCT GCATTTCTACAAATAATATATTTCACCAATGAAGAAATACAGGAGAGAAG GCTACGGCAGAGCATTCGAACTGAATCCACACTGTATACAGAAGAAAAATCCCCTCTTCTGTCTTCTGCTCATCATTTATAG
- the slc18b1 gene encoding MFS-type transporter SLC18B1 isoform X1: protein MATSVDQLTANHVDCPCPPETPGPKMTRQQILTLIAMASINFSSMICYSILGPFFPHEAEKKGVSQAVIGLIFGCYAFCTLVGSLILGKYIVQIGAKFMVTAGLFVSGGCTVVFGFLDRAPEGTVFIVLCFVVRSMNAVGFAAAVTSSFAISAKVFPHNIATILGFMEIFTGIGLILGPPLGGWMYQSFGYEIPFIVLGCLLFLTVPLNMWILPSFDAVASQASFFRLCTRVKIMLVCFVVFTLSSGIGFLDATLSLFAMEKFSMSTGSVGLLMIGVSLPYGAASPVFGIISDKYPFIRRWMMVSGGMASAVSFCLLGPVPVLHIKSQLWLTVVMLVVIGFSLCMTCIPTFAEMLICAHENDFEEGLSTLGLVSGLFSAVWSAGMFFGPTVGGYITQKLNFEWSAGVQGALAFLAAFLQIIYFTNEEIQERRLRQSIRTESTLYTEEKSPLLSSAHHL, encoded by the exons ATGGCCACAAGCGTTGACCAGCTTACAG CTAATCACGTGGACTGCCCTTGTCCTCCTGAGACGCCTGGCCCAAAGATGACCCGACAACAGATCTTAACTCTTATCGCCATGGCGTCTATAAACTTCAGCTCAATGATATGCTATTCGATATTGGGACCATTTTTCCCTCATGAG GCAGAAAAGAAAGGAGTCAGTCAAGCAGTCATCGGTTTGATATTTGGATGCTATGCTTTCTGCACTTTGGTTGGATCGTTAATACTGGGCAAATAT ATTGTCCAAATTGGGGCCAAGTTTATGGTAACTGCAGGCTTGTTCGTTTCAGGAGGATGCACTGTAGTCTTTGG CTTCCTTGACAGAGCTCCTGAAGGAACAGTTTTCATAGTGCTCTGTTTTGTTGTAAGGTCTATGAATGCAGTGGgctttgctgctgctgtaacaTCATCTTTTGCCATATCAGCAAAGGTTTTTCCCCACAATATTGCGACTATTCTG GGCTTTATGGAGATATTTACAGGAATTGGACTCATACTGGGACCACCACTGGGTGGATGGATGTATCAGTCATTTGGATATGAAATTCCATTTATTGTTTTGGGATGTCTTCTGTTTTTGACCGTTCCCTTAAACATGTGGATTTTACCCAGCTTTG ATGCGGTTGCATCgcaggcctctttcttcaggcTGTGTACCCGAGTAAAGATCATGCTTGTTTGCTTTGTGGTGTTCACTCTCAGCTCAGGAATTGGCTTCCTGGATGCAACACTGTCATTATTTGCCATGGAGAAG TTTAGCATGAGCACTGGATCAGTGGGTCTCCTCATGATCGGGGTGTCATTACCTTATGGTGCTGCGTCCCCTGTTTTTGGAATAATCAGTGATAAGTATCCA TTTATAAGGAGGTGGATGATGGTGTCGGGAGGAATGGCCTCCGCAGTTAGCTTTTGTTTACTTGGCCCTGTTCCTGTTTTGCATATTAAGAG TCAGCTTTGGCTTACTGTCGTCATGCTGGTGGTCATCGGCTTTTCTCTGTGTATGACTTGCATCCCCACCTTCGCTGAGATGCTGATATGTGCTCA TGAAAATGACTTTGAGGAGGGTTTAAGCACGCTGGGTTTGGTATCTGGGCTCTTCTCAGCTGTGTGGTCTGCTGG GATGTTCTTTGGGCCCACTGTTGGTGGATACATCacacaaaaactgaattttgaATGGAGTGCAGGAGTTCAGGGAGCACTCGCTTTTCTTGCT GCATTTCTACAAATAATATATTTCACCAATGAAGAAATACAGGAGAGAAG GCTACGGCAGAGCATTCGAACTGAATCCACACTGTATACAGAAGAAAAATCCCCTCTTCTGTCTTCTGCTCATCATTTATAG
- the lft2 gene encoding LOW QUALITY PROTEIN: lefty2 (The sequence of the model RefSeq protein was modified relative to this genomic sequence to represent the inferred CDS: substituted 2 bases at 2 genomic stop codons), whose protein sequence is MQRVQLHIKGKVTQLXSLQQXLVSQMNMALLIHLFMCATVIFTAHSWADDDMKEAVLQKLGLMDFPKIEKRDLENLVIPTHVKNKYVSMLRKHNNRRRRSLPSLAGILRRSHTGTDIPGEIHYSDRTQQRLVFDMETRLQENSEVTMAELKLYQTAPRHQHTFEKKKQRPVSNARVSIYWVEGLGNGSNQTALIDSRLVPLHESGWRNFDVTQAVHYWSKSQKNMPLHLEVWVEGERPGRYAAEMAKRVSFTTQQTSENTLDKSAGTPELILYTLNLDEYGSPGDCRQNTDSVMCCREEHYINFRELTWTQYWIIEPAGYQAFRCTGGCKQPKRSYGYGRRTCGVAQTAPLPVMYLVKKGEHAAIEVAEFPNMIVEKCGCSMDKLFTA, encoded by the exons ATGCAGAGGGTGCAGCTGCATATAAAGGGGAAGGTCACTCAGCTTTAGTCACTTCAGCAGTAGCTAGTAAGCCAGATGAACATGGCTCTCCTCATCCACCTGTTTATGTGTGCTACGGTTATTTTCACAGCACACAGTTGGGCTGATGATGATATGAAGGAAGCAGTGCTCCAAAAACTCGGTCTAATGGACTTCCCTAAGATTGAGAAGAGAGACTTGGAGAACCTGGTCATCCCAACTCACGTCAAGAACAAGTATGTTTCCATGCTGAGGAAACACAACAACAGAAGAAGGAGGTCTCTGCCAAGCCTGGCCGGAATTCTCAGACGCAGTCACACTGGCACAG ACATACCAGGGGAAATTCATTACTCAGACAGAACTCAGCAGCGCCTTGTATTTGACATGGAGACGAGGCTGCAGGAAAACAGCGAGGTCACCATGGCAGAGCTCAAACTCTACCAGACAGCTCCACGGCATCAGCACACATtcgagaaaaagaaacagagaccTGTCAGCAATGCCCGAGTCAGCATTTACTGGGTGGAGGGCCTGGGCAATGGCTCCAATCAAACAGCACTGATAGACTCAAG GCTAGTGCCACTACATGAGTCTGGCTGGAGAAACTTTGATGTGACTCAAGCAGTTCATTACTGGTCAAAGTCCCAGAAGAATATGCCACTGCATTTGGAGGTCTGGGTTGAGGGAGAGAGGCCTGGCAGATACGCAgctgaaatggcaaaaagagtgAGCTTCACCACGCaacaaacatctgaaaacacccTTGACAAGAGTGCAGGCACACCGGAGCTTATTTTATACACCTTAAATTTAGACGAATATGG GTCTCCAGGAGACTGCAGGCAGAACACAGACAGTGTCATGTGCTGTCGGGAGGAGCATTACATAAACTTCAGAGAGCTTACATGGACACAGTACTGGATCATCGAACCTGCTGGCTACCAGGCTTTCCGATGCACAGGAGGGTGCAAGCAGCCCAAGCGCAGTTATGGCTACGGACGGAGGACTTGCGGAGTCGCACAAACTGCACCACTGCCTGTCATGTACCTGGTGAAGAAAGGCGAGCACGCAGCAATCGAGGTGGCTGAATTCCCAAACATGATTGTTGAAAAGTGTGGATGCTCCATGGACAAACTATTCACAGCTTGA
- the ahi1 gene encoding jouberin — protein MPAGQSDVRAKTRARFDEVLKRYTNPPSEKKRSKQQVVELQENVVLQTLSKNLDLSKTTEEDETILNNTYDPALGSPRFTKNRRREVEVSEKANISNNVNDEKSPLTSGKKKSKRKLPPPPPVQDEEDRNAGKAETKVTIEPDLGQNRKGKRGKSRGGIGDGAQKVESEPEDDLLQEYQQQITREEERALKKTTQKKHSEKLPNSEEVLVLNNELSKKKKKKKNLRASDEDESHSELTTDKKSKESIQGHAVEEDKEDAVKPKEKKKKKRKEVLVEDSQAEVEASRRRAFDDSLVLGVYIHRTDRLKTDLLVSHPMVKVHVVDEITGQYVKKEDSHRRVSSFYEQENVEHILPIITQPFDFKKNKSTVPEWEEQVIFNERFGYFLHDSEECPQVILFFEILDFISMEEARANVSADQHERGFRKIAWAFLKLVGTNGVLNIDSKLRLQLYSPPSRVKKVLQTVEVFQWWSKFPRNRYASTLYVTVKGLKLPEHVDPSIRSMMALQQERGSTSYSELHTELNQKTSTQLLERKSEAIKWSRVPGQVCRIPNKPMLSFRGGQMGCFTLRFSYDGRALAAACADRDAFPIVVYEIPSGKVLASFNGHLSIVYDLCWTRDDRCLLSASSDGTVRVWNIERLQGLAQKVLPHPSFVYCARYHPHAQSLVVTGGYDGLLRVWNLDVKDVNGQLLQEFEGHKSFINVLCFDNEGTRMFSADNTGMIIVWTTKIEDQSTHHWKIEKEIKESDLNGIPINSLEVHPNGRRLLIHAKDSVLRVMDLRIFAVKKYIGATNYRERINSTFTPCGSFIFSGSEDGLAYVWNAETGDQVAVYSELCYPVALRSVAFHPHEHMVAFCAFAQNQPIHLYLYDRKVSQLDLESVRGLNRSETVGNKTARNQSELLPFQDTSASGVDRFASAARMSLKMQRVKQKLDSVLEPYRNPSGMEYFYEQGSMSQLGRELTQESMNMSLPPPSLLSPHSKLQLSSSVSAQLIPQATLSSQTYGFSALGQPIRRAPFLRQRSLPDYEFPQQVENDLAQVQQTVVSLYDYIANRSDELTVQRGDVIHVLYKDNDSWWFGYLASGQKGYFPAAYVADEKGFDEELSRAIEMQPGPSEQIRHGLDRSTPTKMSAAISASGELKIISEQDTDAEAPATKTKKKKKKVKKSEITYDLSQTPSSDPEAPIPSTRKRRPLPRLGHTNSAFEPSAADQEQGPA, from the exons ATGCCTGCAG gtCAGAGTGATGTGAGAGCAAAGACGAGAGCCCGCTTTGACGAGGTGTTGAAAAGATACACAAACCCTCCCTCAGAGAAAAAAAGGTCCAAGCAGCAAGTTGTTGAATTGCAGGAGAATGTTGTG CTTCAGACTTTGAGCAAAAACTTAGATTTGAGTAAAACCACCGAAGAAGATGAGACCATTCTTAATAACACATATGACCCTGCACTGGGTAGCCCAAGATTCACTAAGAACAGGCGCAGAGAGGTGGAGGTGTCAGAGAAGGCAAACATCAGCAATAATGTAAATGATGAGAAATCCCCACTGACCTCAGGGAAGAAGAAGAGTAAAAGGAAATTGCCTCCTCCACCACCTGTTCAGGATGAAGAAGACAGAAATGCTGGGAAGGCTGAAACAAAAGTTACTATTGAACCAGATTTGGGGCAGAATAGAAAGGGTAAAAGAGGAAAGAGCAGAGGAGGAATAGGTGATGGGGCACAGAAAGTAGAATCTGAGCCTGAAGATGATCTTCTTCAGGAATATCAGCAACAGATCACACGAGAGGAGGAGAGGGCCCTTAAGAAGACCACTCAGAAGAAGCACAGCGAAAAGTTGCCCAACAGTGAAGAAGTTTTGGTATTAAACAATGAGCTtagtaagaagaagaaaaagaagaagaacctAAGAGCGAGTGATGAAGATGAAAG CCATTCTGAATTAACAACTGACAAGAAATCAAAGGAAAGTATTCAAGGTCATGCTGTAGAGGAGGACAAAGAAGATGCAGTAAAAcccaaagagaaaaagaagaagaaaagaaaggaag TTCTAGTTGAGGACAGTCAGGCAGAGGTGGAGGCTTCTCGGAGGCGGGCCTTTGATGACAGCCTGGTGCTGGGAGTTTACATTCACCGTACAGACCGACTCAAGACTGACCTTCTGGTGTCCCACCCCATGGTAAAAGTCCATGTTGTGGACGAGATCACTGGACAGTATGTGAAGAAAGAGGACAG CCATCGTCGAGTCTCTTCTTTCTATGAACAAGAGAATGTTGAGCACATCCTGCCAATCATAACGCAGCCTTTTGACTTCAAGAAAAACAAGTCAACAGTCCCAGAATGGGAGGAGCAGGTCATCTTCAATGAGAGATTTGGTTATTTCCTTCATGACAGTGAGGAGTGTCCACAGGTGATCCTCTTTTTTGAG ATTCTTGACTTCATCAGCATGGAAGAGGCCAGGGCAAATGTCTCTGCTGATCAGCATGAGCGTGGATTTCGTAAAATTGCTTGGGCTTTTTTGAAG ctTGTAGGAACCAACGGTGTGCTGAACATTGACAGTAAACTGCGTCTCCAGCTGTACAGCCCTCCTTCTAGAGTGAAGAAGGTCCTACAAACGGTtgaagtgtttcagtggtggtcaaagtTTCCTAGGAACAGATATGCCTCAACTCTCTATGTCACAGTGAAAGGCCTCAAACTACCTGAACAT GTAGACCCCAGTATCCGCTCAATGATGGCTCTGCAGCAGGAGAGGGGCAGCACCTCGTACAGTGAGCTCCACACTGAACTTAACCAGAAAACATCCACACAACTGTTGGAGAGAAAATCAGAGGCTATTAAGTGGAGTCGCGTACCTGGACag GTATGTCGCATTCCGAACAAGCCAATGCTGTCATTCCGTGGAGGTCAGATGGGTTGCTTTACTCTACGCTTTTCTTATGATGGCAGAGCCTTGGCTGCTGCTTGCGCAGACAGAGATGCTTTCCCCATTGTAG TGTATGAGATACCTTCAGGCAAAGTCTTGGCATCTTTTAATGGCCACCTCAGTATTGTCTACGATCTCTGCTGGACCAGAGATGACAGGTGCCTGCTCTCAGCATCATCTGATGGAACAGTCAG AGTGTGGAACATTGAAAGACTCCAGGGTCTTGCTCAGAAGGTCCTACCGCACCCATCATTTGTATACTGTGCTCGGTACCACCCACATGCCCAGAGCCTGGTGGTTACGGGTGGTTATGACGGCCTGCTCCGGGTGTGGAATTTAGATGTAAAAGATGTGAATGGACAACTGCTGCAAGAGTTTGAGGGACACAAGTCTTTCATCAATGTGCTGTGCTTTGACAATGAAG GAACCAGGATGTTTTCTGCGGACAATACTGGCATGATTATTGTGTGGACTACTAAGATTGAGGATCAGTCAACACATCATTGGAAAATTGAGAAG GAAATAAAGGAAAGCGATCTGAATGGAATTCCCATCAACTCGTTAGAAGTGCACCCCAATGGAAGGCGTCTTCTAATTCATGCCAAAGACAGCGTTTTAAGAGTGATGGATTTGAGAAT TTTTGCTGTAAAGAAATACATTGGTGCCACAAACTACAGAGAGAGGATCAACAGTACCTTCACTCCATGTGGAAGCTTCATCTTCTCTGGCAGTGAGGATGGACTTGCCTATGTGTGGAATGCTGAGACAG GTGATCAGGTGGCTGTGTACTCAGAGCTGTGTTATCCAGTCGCTCTCCGAAGTGTGGCTTTCCATCCTCATGAACACATGGTGGCTTTCTGTGCCTTTGCTCAAAATCAACCaattcatttatatttgtatGACCGGAAAG TTTCACAGTTGGACCTGGAGAGTGTGAGGGGGCTGAACAGGTCAGAGACTGTTGGTAATAAAACAGCCAGGAATCAGTCCGAGCTGCTGCCATTCCAGGATACCTCAGCCTCTGGGGTGGACCGTTTTGCTAGTGCTGCTCGCATGTCCCTGAAGATGCAGCGTGTTAAACAGAAACTTGACTCAGTTCTG GAGCCATATCGCAACCCCTCTGGCATGGAGTACTTCTATGAACAGG gaaGCATGTCTCAGCTGGGGAGGGAGCTCACCCAAGAG AGCATGAATAtgtctctccctcctccatCTCTGCTGTCCCCTCACTCCAAGCTACAGCTATCCAGTTCAGTCAGTGCCCAGCTTATTCCTCAGGCCACACTCAGCTCCCAAACCT atGGATTTAGCGCTTTGGGTCAACCTATTAGAAGAGCTCCATTCCTAAGGCAAAGG agtCTTCCAGATTATGAATTTCCTCAACAAGTTGAGAATGACCTGGCACAAGTGCAGCAGACG GTTGTATCGCTGTACGATTACATCGCCAATCGATCTGATGAGCTAACAGTACAACGTGGTGACGTGATCCATGTGCTGTATAAAGATAATGACAGTTGGTGGTTTGGTTACTTAGCCAGTGGACAAAAGGGCTACTTCCCAGCTGCCTATGTAGCTGATGAAA AGGGATTTGATGAAGAGTTGTCAAGGGCTATAGAGATGCAACCTGGACCCTCGGAGCAAATAAGACATGGACTTGACAGATCCACGCCGACAAAG ATGTCTGCCGCCATCAGTGCCTCCGGAGAACTGAAGATCATTTCTGAACAGGACACTGACGCTGAGGCACCTGCTACAAA GaccaaaaagaagaagaaaaaggtaaagaaaagtGAGATCACTTATGATCTATCTCAGACCCCATCATCAGATCCTGAAGCTCCTATACCCTCTACCAGGAAAAGGAGACCACTTCCAAGGTTAGGTCACACCAACAGTGCTTTTGAACCATCTGCTGCAGATCAGGAGCAAGGACCAGCCTGA